The sequence TTTGACAAATTTATTGAACCAGCACGCTCAAAGGCAATGAAAGAAGAATTTGAAGCAGATAACAATTCTGCTGTAGGTTTCTTAAAAGAAGTCTTTGAGCCAGGACAGTTTGAACGAATTCCAGTGTCCCTACTCTATCAATGGTACGTAAATTATTGTAGTAAGAATGGATTCACACCGATTAGAAAACCCAAACGCTTTACTAAGTATTTCTTAGAGCTGCTAGGGAATAGCTACGATAAAGGCACAGCACGTATTACAGAAGAACAGCGAAAGCACATTCTCGAATTTAATGAACAATGCAAAGACAACAATCAAGGGGCTTTCTATGTTGAGAACCCGTTCAAGAACCCTGTTCCGATGTGTATTCGCAAGGTTGATGTAGAGAAACGTTAGTCTACATTCTACATTTTTCTCTACACCTACAAACGTTGATACAACAGCGTTTCAAGGGCAATGTAGAGATGTAGAGATTCATAACAGTTATTTTATGTATTCTGGAGGAATGGACAGTATGGATAAACATAAAAAGTGTAGCAGCAAGCCTACCGCTTTCTTAAAAGTAAAGATGGTCAATGGTTCCAGTATTGTTACTAGCCTACGACAAATAAACACAATAGCCGAAAGTAAAAGCTTGATCGCACTAGATAGGTATACAGAAGTAGACCTAGGTACTTTTAAGGAAATAGAGCCTGCTGCTATTAACCCCGATTATGTTGTTGTAGCAACACGTATTGATGGTAATTTGATTGAAGGAGACAAGTAAAATGCAAACTAAGATTTTCAGCAAAAGCAGTACGAGACTTATAGAGAATGAGATTAACGCCTGGTTAACTCAAAACAGCGATAAGAAAATCATTGATATTAAGTTTAATAGCCATTCAAGTGTTACTGGTAGTTCCGAATGGTTTAGCGGAGACGACACTTATTCAGCCATGATTATTTACAAGGACGGTGAGTAATGATGCTTAACTATGACATCAGTAGAATGAAGCACCGGGTTGAGTTTGGAACGTATAGCTATGTTCCAGACGACACACTAGAAGGCGGACACGAGGAATTCAAGCCGTCAGAAGAAGTATGGTGCGGAGAATATAGCACTACTCAATCACGGACGTTTGATAATCTTGGGTTACACGTTGATGCGGATATCGTCCTGGCAATCAGACACAACCCCAACGTTAATAAGAAGCTAAGCGCAAAGTACAAAGGCCATGAATACAAGATTATTGCTATCAACAGCGATGACCGTATCAACGCATTTGACCTAGTTACTCTACAAGTGAAAAACGGTCTAGGCAATCAATAATAAACAAAGGGTGTCTAATTCAGGCACCCTTTTAATATGGAGATGATAACGTGAGTAAACCAACACACTTATGCAATCACCCTGGTTGTATGAAGTTAATACCATATGACCAGCGCTACTGCAGCAAACATGAATACCGTAAACCAATTGACCAGGCAGATAAGCAGGAACGACACCAGATTAATAAAGCTATCTATCATAAGCGAATTACTAGCAAGCATGAAGGTAAGTACCAACGTTTCTATCGTTCGACAGCATGGAAGAAGCTAAGCCACCGTTGGTTAATGATGCACCCGTTGTGTGTTAGCTGTGAAGCACGTGGTATCTATCGTAAAGGTGATTTAGTAGACCATATTGTTGAGCTACGAGACGATTGGACCAAGCGACTAGACCCAGACAATCTCGAAACCATGTGTATTTCCTGTCATAATAAAAAGAGTGCAATTGAAAGGCGGAAGCGACATGAAAGAACGATGGAATAAATTCAAGGACAGCAAGTGGATAGCACCTGTATTCTTTGCGATTGTGTTTGGAATAGCTGGACTAATTGCCTATATGATCGTGTTCCAGGTGCATTTAGGACTGTTAATCGTGTTTATCGTGGCAATATGGCTCATTGCCAAGGTGGTTGTGGCAATCCTACGATGGCTCATCTGAAAAATTTTCAGAAAAGATTTCAAAAATTTTGCTCAACATTTTTGTGTTGAGCTTTTTTATTTTTTACCGGGGGGCCGTGCTGCCGCCGAAAAGAGCGGCACATCCACATTACTTTTTGTAAAAACCCATTTTTTATAGTTTTTTCTCGTCATATACGAACAATATAACTATATAATTAATTATTGTTCGTGTTTTTTAGAATTTTGTAATTGCCGATTATTAGTCTTAAATTTAAGTGGCAATGTTCGTAAATACGCTAACAATGCGTTGCCCTTTTTGCCGAAAAGAGGTATAATGTTCGTATAATAAAGATTACTGGGTATAAATAGCCATTAGATGTTCGTCTATTGGCTATTTTTGCTATGTTAAGGTGGTGAATGTATGGCTGGAGCAAAAATTAAACCAGTAGAAAAGTTAAGAGGCCACTGGACGAAAGATCAGTTAGCAGATCGTGAAGAAGTCCAGAATAACCTTAAAGAAAACTATGAACCAATTGATGAAACAGTGCCCGAAGAGTTACACGGTTACGCCCGTAAGGAATGGCAAAAGATCGTACCCCTACTCAAAAAGGAAACACCTGCAAGCAACCTAGACCGTAGCCAATTAATTAATTACTGTGTCCTCGCTCAAACTGTTCACACTTGCCAGAAGTATATCCTTCAAGATGGCCTGTGTGTTATGACTTCGCAAGGCACTAAGAAGATCAATCCATACTTCAATATGCAAGACAAGGCCATTAAGAATATGCGAGCAATTGCCAGTGACTTTGGCTTGAATATCAGTAGCCGGGCCAAGTTAGAGAACCAGAAGGTAAAGCAACAAGACCCCGAAGACCCGTTTGTTGCCTTCTTAGAAGATGATGCCGGGTGATTAGATACGTTGATGATGTATTGTCTGGTAAGATCGTAGCTGGGAAGAAGATACGCCTTGCCTGTGAGCGTTATAAGCGTGATTTAGAGCGTTCAAAGAGTGACGACTTCCCCTTCTACTATGATGAGAAGATGGCCCGTAAAGCCTGCCAGTTTGTCCAGATGCTGCCATTAACCGATGGTGGTAAGTTTCACCTAGCCGAATACCAGGAATGGATAGTAAGCGAGTTATACGGCTGGCGAGTAAAGGAAACAGGCGAGCGGCGTTATACACAGGGTATGGTATCAATGGCCCGTAAGTCTGGTAAAACTTACCTAGCTGCTTCCCTAGCCGCTATTGGCTTGATGATGGAAAACAAACCAGCTAAGAACCGCCAAGTCCTGTTCGTCTCAAACGCACTGAAACAAGCTAAACTGGGCTATGATATGCTTTCAAGCAGTCTAAGACAGGTGCAAAAGACCAGTAGATTGATTCGCCACCGAGTTAAGGTGCAAAAAGAACGGATTACCGATCTGCCGACCGATAGTTTCGCCACTGCCCTTGCTAGTGACACCAACACCCTTGATGGTTATGCTGGCACCACCATTATTTTAGATGAGTACGCGGCTGCTAAGGATCGTAAGGTATATGATGTTTTGAAGTCTGGACAAGCCCAGGAGCCTAACAGTCTGCTATTGATTATTTCAACCAGTGGCCTAGATTTGAATGTTCCTATGTATGCTGAATATAAGATGTTAAGCGATGTGTTAGCTGGTAAGAAGCAAGCAGATCGCTATTTTATTGCCATTTGGGAATTGGACGACCGTAAAGAAGTCACTAAGCCTAAGACGTGGATTAAAGCTAATCCTATTTTTGAAATACCAGCAATTAAGAAGCGTATGCAACCTAAAATCCAAGACGATGTGGATTTGGGGATTGCTCAAGATGATTTAATTCCCGTTCTCACTAAAAACTTTAATATGTGGCTTCAAGCTGCCGATAATTCCTATATTAGTGTGGACGACTGGGATAAAACCGAAATAGACACCCCCGACACCACCGGACGTGA comes from Limosilactobacillus sp. and encodes:
- a CDS encoding sporulation protein Cse60, giving the protein MQTKIFSKSSTRLIENEINAWLTQNSDKKIIDIKFNSHSSVTGSSEWFSGDDTYSAMIIYKDGE
- a CDS encoding phage head closure protein; this encodes MMLNYDISRMKHRVEFGTYSYVPDDTLEGGHEEFKPSEEVWCGEYSTTQSRTFDNLGLHVDADIVLAIRHNPNVNKKLSAKYKGHEYKIIAINSDDRINAFDLVTLQVKNGLGNQ
- a CDS encoding HNH endonuclease, giving the protein MSKPTHLCNHPGCMKLIPYDQRYCSKHEYRKPIDQADKQERHQINKAIYHKRITSKHEGKYQRFYRSTAWKKLSHRWLMMHPLCVSCEARGIYRKGDLVDHIVELRDDWTKRLDPDNLETMCISCHNKKSAIERRKRHERTME
- a CDS encoding phage terminase small subunit P27 family — protein: MAGAKIKPVEKLRGHWTKDQLADREEVQNNLKENYEPIDETVPEELHGYARKEWQKIVPLLKKETPASNLDRSQLINYCVLAQTVHTCQKYILQDGLCVMTSQGTKKINPYFNMQDKAIKNMRAIASDFGLNISSRAKLENQKVKQQDPEDPFVAFLEDDAG
- a CDS encoding terminase large subunit; amino-acid sequence: MIRYVDDVLSGKIVAGKKIRLACERYKRDLERSKSDDFPFYYDEKMARKACQFVQMLPLTDGGKFHLAEYQEWIVSELYGWRVKETGERRYTQGMVSMARKSGKTYLAASLAAIGLMMENKPAKNRQVLFVSNALKQAKLGYDMLSSSLRQVQKTSRLIRHRVKVQKERITDLPTDSFATALASDTNTLDGYAGTTIILDEYAAAKDRKVYDVLKSGQAQEPNSLLLIISTSGLDLNVPMYAEYKMLSDVLAGKKQADRYFIAIWELDDRKEVTKPKTWIKANPIFEIPAIKKRMQPKIQDDVDLGIAQDDLIPVLTKNFNMWLQAADNSYISVDDWDKTEIDTPDTTGRDVYVGVDMSKTNDLTAVSWIVPIDGRFYVDSHSWVGTKYGLDRKIKLDGFNYRAGEKRGECSITTLESGVIDTDDVFSYLVNLSNKNHWKPIICYDPYNFNDILTKIEKQMPNWDMRAVRQGSLTLNVPTRDFRDKLFQKKIIHGNNKLLRYSMINARIKEDNNGWQLQKKSRNSNSRIDPAAALMNAYVFARSYFDDQEKSKTLNDFYSSPEFMQ